In one Nitrospira sp. CR1.1 genomic region, the following are encoded:
- the dnaX gene encoding DNA polymerase III subunit gamma/tau — MATLDYQVSARKYRPGTFDDVIGQSHVVQTLMNSIATKRIAHAFLFSGTRGVGKTTVARILAKALNCEQGPTGSPCNTCANCQEITQGTSVDVVEIDGASNTSVDDVREIRENVKFTPFRGQYRVYIIDEVHMLSNSAFNALLKTLEEPPSHVVFIFATTEIHKIPATILSRCQHYNFRRISKAEIVQRLRHVADQDGLTIEDRSLMALARASEGSMRDGLSLLDQVIAFGGKTIRHQDLETLLGAVPQERVRAMVEAVIEQHSAKALQVIAGLLDQGHDVRAYCADLVEYVRNMLVAAVVPAGPELRGLIEATDEDLTQLGRDAEQFTVEQLQELFRLWATAEDHLRVSAHPRFVLETAAVRATRLLRAPEHPAGVSGTSAQSGTPPVDRGTGSRAASSPPEKVTPTRSTKRDVTKTSSDVGEKPLIPSGSAPAPSSVARPRGAAVPPAQTPAVAKVSLEPAPQQSETLSHSEPPPLSIAIDWEAFQEAVSTHHPNIAPFLEMGRVVKIEGGLVTLGFTRQATVARSMLEKEDNLQALAALGERLYGSALRVRIVEVVEQDPGAAPTMKQLRVAKEEEQRVILTQQAKAHPLVKQALEMFGGELADVRTTAPAQEVQE, encoded by the coding sequence CTGGCAACATTGGATTACCAAGTCTCCGCAAGAAAATACCGGCCTGGGACGTTTGACGATGTCATCGGGCAGTCACACGTCGTGCAGACGCTGATGAATTCGATTGCCACCAAGCGGATCGCCCATGCCTTTCTCTTTTCCGGCACGCGCGGCGTCGGGAAAACGACGGTGGCCAGGATTCTGGCGAAAGCGCTCAATTGCGAGCAGGGGCCGACCGGTTCCCCCTGTAACACCTGTGCGAACTGCCAGGAGATCACACAAGGCACGTCGGTGGATGTCGTCGAAATCGATGGCGCGTCAAACACTAGCGTGGACGATGTGCGGGAGATTCGCGAGAACGTCAAATTCACGCCGTTTCGGGGACAGTATCGCGTCTACATCATCGACGAAGTGCACATGCTCTCCAATTCGGCGTTTAATGCCTTGCTGAAAACCCTGGAAGAGCCTCCGTCCCATGTCGTGTTCATCTTCGCGACGACGGAAATTCATAAAATACCTGCGACGATTCTCTCCCGTTGCCAACACTACAACTTTCGGCGGATTTCAAAAGCCGAGATTGTGCAGCGGTTGCGGCATGTGGCGGACCAGGATGGATTGACCATCGAAGATCGTAGTTTGATGGCCCTGGCGCGCGCCAGTGAAGGCAGTATGCGTGACGGGCTAAGTCTGCTGGATCAAGTGATCGCGTTCGGCGGCAAGACGATTCGCCATCAGGATCTTGAAACCCTGCTCGGCGCGGTTCCGCAGGAGCGGGTGCGGGCGATGGTCGAGGCCGTCATCGAGCAGCACAGCGCCAAGGCGTTGCAGGTCATCGCCGGTCTATTGGATCAAGGTCATGACGTGCGCGCCTACTGCGCGGATCTGGTCGAATATGTGCGGAATATGTTGGTTGCAGCCGTGGTGCCGGCAGGCCCTGAGTTGCGGGGATTGATCGAGGCGACCGATGAAGATTTGACCCAGTTGGGTCGTGATGCGGAACAGTTTACGGTTGAGCAGCTACAGGAGCTGTTTCGGCTGTGGGCGACGGCGGAAGATCATTTGCGGGTGAGCGCTCATCCACGGTTTGTTCTGGAAACGGCCGCTGTTCGGGCGACCCGTCTGCTGCGCGCGCCGGAACATCCAGCGGGAGTATCGGGAACCAGCGCTCAGTCGGGCACACCACCGGTCGATCGTGGAACCGGATCCCGCGCAGCATCGTCACCACCAGAAAAGGTGACTCCGACCAGATCGACGAAACGGGACGTCACGAAGACCAGTTCAGATGTGGGGGAAAAGCCGCTTATTCCAAGCGGGTCTGCTCCCGCGCCCTCATCTGTGGCGCGGCCTCGTGGAGCGGCTGTTCCTCCTGCTCAGACTCCGGCGGTCGCGAAGGTTTCGCTCGAACCGGCTCCCCAACAATCCGAGACGCTATCCCATTCCGAGCCCCCCCCACTCTCGATAGCGATCGATTGGGAGGCCTTTCAAGAGGCCGTTTCGACTCACCATCCCAATATTGCCCCGTTCCTGGAAATGGGTCGGGTGGTGAAGATCGAGGGCGGATTGGTCACGTTAGGGTTTACTAGGCAGGCGACGGTGGCGCGGTCGATGCTGGAGAAGGAAGACAACCTTCAAGCCCTGGCGGCTTTGGGGGAGCGTCTGTACGGAAGTGCGTTACGTGTTCGAATTGTCGAGGTGGTGGAGCAGGATCCGGGAGCTGCCCCGACGATGAAGCAGCTACGGGTTGCAAAGGAGGAGGAGCAGCGCGTGATCCTGACGCAACAGGCGAAGGCGCACCCTCTCGTTAAACAAGCTCTGGAGATGTTCGGCGGAGAGTTGGCCGATGTTCGCACGACGGCTCCGGCACAGGAGGTACAGGAATGA
- a CDS encoding GTP-binding protein, whose amino-acid sequence MIEKKICMLGAFAVGKTSLVRRFVTSCFSEQYQTTIGVTVDKKSMLVDGTPLTMVLWDLYGEDEFQKLRPSYLRGSSGYLLVLDGMRRATLDSAVHIQRRATDTLGPVPFIVLINKHDRRAEWEVTDQDVAQLAQRGWSFLMSSAKTGEGVEEAFVTLARAMLAPSNSSPPAEKIND is encoded by the coding sequence ATGATTGAGAAAAAGATCTGCATGCTGGGCGCCTTTGCCGTGGGAAAAACCAGTCTGGTTCGACGGTTCGTGACCAGCTGCTTTTCCGAACAGTACCAAACGACCATCGGAGTCACGGTCGACAAAAAATCGATGCTGGTGGACGGCACGCCCCTCACCATGGTCCTCTGGGATCTCTACGGAGAAGACGAATTCCAAAAGCTACGCCCGTCGTATTTGCGGGGATCATCCGGGTATCTTCTTGTCCTCGACGGGATGCGACGAGCGACCCTCGATAGCGCCGTGCACATTCAGCGACGTGCCACCGACACACTGGGACCGGTCCCGTTCATCGTTTTGATCAATAAGCATGACCGGAGAGCAGAGTGGGAGGTAACTGATCAAGATGTAGCACAGCTGGCCCAGCGTGGATGGTCATTCCTGATGAGCAGCGCCAAAACCGGTGAGGGCGTCGAAGAGGCCTTCGTCACCCTGGCTCGTGCCATGCTGGCACCGTCGAACTCCTCACCACCTGCCGAGAAGATCAATGACTGA
- a CDS encoding OmpA family protein, translated as MAQSPNPGSTPVEHDYAELRSLLLAPEQTRLEQLQEQVEHIDLTAQNLSRVLPDAIALRGEGDHQLTHVLTPHVSEALGASVRRQPQMIVDAIAPIMMPAIRQAIANALRSMVQSLNQTIEHSLSIQSLKWRVEALRTGKPFAEIVLLHTLRYRVEQVFLIHSHTGLLLAHAAGDAVAVQDQTLVSGMLSAIRSFVQDSFGATPDQALNTLQVGELTVWIEQGPAAILAAVIRGTPPESLRLHLQDTLDHIHAERSEALARFTGDASTFSSVTPLLEECLRAQFESRRRGVAPMTWVLVVVALLGMAWWGLSTYQERQRWQTYLTRLSAEPGLVVTSTESESGRYRLTGLRDPLAADPAVLLQDSGIDTSRLDAKWQPYYALDAAVVLKRARMVLSPPQTVHLSLEGNRLTAGGIAPADWITQSRILARALPGPDGYDDRRLVNSSLDALSHRLTEASILFEQGSISLTSPEQLHSIRRISEVLQQLNDMARLAGAAVTVSIVGETDVVGDPNQNRRLSESRARAVLDAIHPAAFHALTFQTRGITSATELHGAPAAVAHPQHRRASLEVTIQPLP; from the coding sequence ATGGCGCAGTCACCTAACCCCGGTTCGACGCCCGTCGAACACGACTATGCCGAACTGCGCAGCCTGTTGCTGGCGCCGGAACAGACCCGTCTGGAACAGCTCCAGGAACAGGTTGAGCATATCGACCTCACTGCGCAGAACCTCAGCCGCGTCCTGCCCGATGCCATTGCATTACGCGGGGAGGGTGATCATCAATTGACGCACGTTCTGACCCCGCACGTGTCGGAGGCACTGGGTGCTTCCGTCCGGAGACAGCCTCAGATGATCGTGGATGCTATCGCGCCGATCATGATGCCGGCCATTCGTCAGGCTATCGCCAATGCTTTGCGGAGCATGGTCCAGTCACTCAACCAAACCATCGAGCACAGCCTGTCGATCCAAAGCCTGAAGTGGAGAGTGGAAGCCCTGCGCACGGGCAAACCATTTGCGGAAATCGTCCTTCTGCACACCTTGCGCTATCGGGTCGAACAGGTCTTTCTCATTCACTCGCACACCGGGCTGCTTCTGGCGCATGCCGCCGGCGACGCAGTGGCCGTGCAGGATCAGACTCTAGTGTCCGGCATGTTGTCGGCCATCCGCAGCTTCGTGCAGGATTCATTCGGCGCGACCCCGGACCAAGCGCTGAACACCTTGCAGGTTGGTGAGCTGACGGTCTGGATCGAACAGGGACCGGCTGCCATTCTCGCCGCCGTTATTCGCGGCACCCCGCCGGAAAGCCTCCGCCTTCATCTTCAAGATACGCTCGACCATATTCACGCCGAACGGTCTGAAGCTTTGGCCCGGTTCACAGGCGATGCCTCCACCTTTTCCAGCGTCACACCGCTCTTGGAAGAGTGCTTGCGCGCGCAGTTCGAATCGCGTCGGCGCGGCGTCGCCCCGATGACATGGGTCCTGGTGGTGGTCGCGCTGCTTGGTATGGCCTGGTGGGGCCTATCAACCTACCAGGAACGCCAACGCTGGCAGACCTACCTGACCCGCTTGTCAGCGGAGCCCGGGCTGGTCGTGACCTCCACTGAGTCGGAAAGCGGCCGCTATCGGCTCACCGGCCTTCGCGACCCGCTTGCCGCCGACCCGGCTGTCCTTCTGCAGGATAGCGGCATAGACACGAGTCGGCTGGATGCGAAATGGCAACCATACTATGCACTCGACGCGGCAGTGGTGTTGAAACGAGCACGAATGGTCCTCTCGCCCCCGCAGACCGTTCACTTATCCTTGGAAGGGAACCGCCTGACAGCCGGAGGCATTGCCCCGGCGGATTGGATCACGCAGAGCCGAATACTGGCTCGCGCATTGCCGGGCCCGGATGGGTATGACGATCGACGCCTGGTGAACTCCTCTCTTGACGCGCTGAGTCACCGACTGACAGAAGCCTCAATTCTGTTTGAACAGGGTAGCATTAGCCTCACCTCTCCGGAGCAACTCCATAGTATCCGCCGTATCTCTGAGGTGCTTCAGCAACTCAATGACATGGCGAGGCTAGCCGGCGCCGCAGTGACAGTATCGATTGTCGGTGAAACCGACGTGGTGGGGGACCCGAACCAAAACCGCCGTCTGAGCGAAAGTCGCGCCCGAGCGGTTCTGGACGCGATTCACCCCGCAGCCTTTCACGCGCTCACGTTTCAAACCAGGGGTATCACTTCTGCGACTGAATTGCATGGAGCCCCCGCAGCCGTCGCCCATCCGCAACATCGGCGCGCGTCACTGGAAGTCACGATTCAGCCGTTGCCATGA
- a CDS encoding AsmA family protein, which translates to MKILVGIGVVILLLLILLIALPFLIDLNKYQDRYRPLIEEALNRKVELQDIRLTIWPRIGARIGRFVVLDDPAFRTGPFASLASLDVGVKLLPLLKGRVEVEEITLRDPVILVLKNSQGQLNISTIGAKPTGPAAPSKPEAPEQPAGSPLQALALFAVDRVSIDGGTLTYRDESAAKPTEYTVSQLEFLLTSVHLGASPTVHLGATILPYHLPVHLDGTFGPLVETLDVKSFTFTLGLGKVAVGLKGRAIGGNLDATINALQIDTADLPVALPLTKPVQIKDLHLTLHALYPAPPDTPLASQVDLTDLGLTLVMGGSAISIKGTATKGLANITAASASINSSDLPVAVPLAKPVEVKDLHVNVRAKYPPKEGTAPLDLAEVPNLGLTVALGSSRVEVKGSLLGGLAKVTATSKLVNTADLPVILPLKKPVEIKDLQAAAEMRGQEARLTNLTLQVFGGVLRTQGTLGLGTPTPPFTGTVALQGLQVGPALQAVGTDQVSLSGTANAQLALSGRGFTHPDLVKALAGTGRMSVKEGTIEGINLLQQAAMLLKVVGVSLDNVKATAFSTIESDIVIKQGLIGLQRVLIDSHDFQATGGGTVGLDQSLDMKLNLSLSQALSQKIAAGSPIAKVALSNGRLSLPLVITGSTQAPSYGLDTKMFAGKVQEQVKEKVKGAVGDLLKGSTKPEDLKKQGKDLLKGLFGR; encoded by the coding sequence ATGAAAATCCTGGTCGGGATCGGTGTCGTGATCCTGCTCCTTCTGATCCTGCTCATCGCTTTGCCTTTTCTCATCGATTTGAACAAGTATCAGGACCGGTACCGCCCCTTGATCGAGGAGGCGCTGAACCGGAAAGTCGAACTGCAGGATATCCGGCTGACCATTTGGCCGCGCATCGGCGCCCGGATCGGCAGGTTTGTTGTCCTGGATGATCCGGCATTCCGCACGGGCCCCTTCGCCTCCCTCGCGTCGCTGGATGTCGGCGTCAAACTGTTGCCGTTGCTCAAAGGCAGGGTTGAAGTAGAAGAGATCACCCTGCGCGACCCGGTCATTCTGGTCCTGAAAAATTCGCAGGGCCAGCTCAACATCTCCACCATCGGCGCCAAACCAACCGGTCCGGCCGCGCCGTCGAAACCGGAAGCCCCAGAACAGCCGGCCGGCAGCCCGCTCCAGGCCCTGGCGCTGTTTGCCGTCGACCGTGTCTCCATCGATGGCGGTACACTCACGTATCGTGACGAGTCCGCCGCAAAGCCGACCGAGTATACTGTCAGTCAACTCGAATTTTTGCTGACCTCAGTCCATCTCGGTGCCAGTCCCACGGTCCACCTGGGGGCGACCATCCTGCCCTATCACCTCCCCGTACATCTCGATGGAACGTTCGGACCACTCGTTGAAACGCTGGATGTGAAATCATTTACGTTTACGCTCGGTCTTGGCAAGGTGGCGGTCGGGCTCAAGGGACGTGCGATCGGCGGAAACCTGGATGCCACGATCAATGCCTTGCAAATCGATACGGCAGACCTTCCCGTTGCATTGCCGCTGACGAAGCCCGTCCAGATCAAGGATCTGCACCTCACGCTCCATGCCCTTTACCCGGCGCCGCCTGATACCCCTCTCGCCAGCCAGGTGGATCTGACTGATCTCGGCCTGACCCTCGTCATGGGTGGCTCAGCCATCAGCATCAAAGGCACAGCAACGAAAGGGCTAGCCAATATCACCGCGGCGTCGGCCAGTATCAATTCCTCCGACCTTCCGGTGGCCGTCCCCCTGGCCAAACCGGTCGAAGTGAAAGACCTGCATGTCAACGTCCGGGCCAAGTATCCGCCCAAAGAAGGGACCGCGCCGCTTGATCTCGCAGAGGTTCCGAACCTGGGCCTCACCGTCGCATTGGGTAGCTCACGAGTCGAGGTGAAGGGGTCACTCCTCGGCGGATTGGCGAAAGTCACGGCCACCTCAAAACTGGTGAATACCGCCGACCTGCCCGTCATATTACCGCTGAAGAAACCGGTGGAGATCAAAGACCTCCAGGCCGCGGCTGAAATGAGGGGACAAGAGGCGCGACTCACCAACCTCACGCTCCAGGTCTTCGGAGGCGTCCTTCGCACGCAAGGAACGCTGGGTCTCGGAACTCCCACCCCGCCGTTCACGGGCACCGTCGCGCTACAAGGTCTACAGGTCGGACCGGCGCTTCAAGCCGTGGGCACAGACCAGGTATCCCTCAGCGGCACGGCCAACGCCCAACTGGCGCTTAGCGGGCGCGGATTTACCCATCCGGACCTCGTGAAGGCCTTGGCCGGAACCGGCCGCATGTCCGTGAAAGAAGGCACTATCGAAGGGATCAACTTGCTGCAACAGGCCGCAATGTTACTGAAAGTGGTGGGAGTGTCTTTGGACAATGTCAAAGCGACGGCGTTCTCCACGATCGAAAGCGACATTGTCATCAAGCAAGGGCTGATTGGCCTGCAGCGAGTGCTGATTGACAGCCATGATTTCCAGGCGACCGGCGGCGGCACGGTCGGCCTTGATCAATCACTCGACATGAAACTGAATCTGAGCCTGTCTCAGGCCTTGAGTCAGAAAATAGCCGCCGGGTCTCCCATTGCCAAGGTCGCCCTGAGCAACGGACGCCTCTCGCTTCCACTGGTGATTACCGGCAGTACGCAAGCGCCTTCCTATGGACTCGACACTAAGATGTTCGCAGGCAAAGTCCAGGAGCAAGTGAAGGAAAAGGTCAAGGGCGCGGTGGGCGATCTCCTGAAAGGTTCCACCAAGCCGGAGGACCTCAAAAAGCAGGGGAAGGATCTCCTCAAGGGATTGTTCGGACGGTAA